A window from Brachyhypopomus gauderio isolate BG-103 chromosome 6, BGAUD_0.2, whole genome shotgun sequence encodes these proteins:
- the atp1a3a gene encoding sodium/potassium-transporting ATPase subunit alpha-3a isoform X2, protein MGYGRSDSYRVATTTDNDEKDSPKKKGGKDLDDLKREVPLTEHKMSVEEVCRKYSTDIVQGLTNAKAAEYLARDGPNALTPPPTTPEWVKFCRQLFGGFSILLWIGAILCFLAYAIQAVTEDEPAGDNLYLGIVLSAVVIITGCFSYFQEAKSSKIMESFKNMVPQQALVIREGEKLQINAEEVVAGDLVEVKGGDRIPADLRIISAHGCKVDNSSLTGESEPQTRSPDCTHDNPLETRNIAFFSTNCVEGTARGIVVCTGDRTVMGRIATLTSGLETGKTPIAKEIEHFIHIITGVAVFLGVTFFVLSIILGYSWLEAVIFLIGIIVANVPEGLLATVTVCLTLTAKRMARKNCLVKNLEAVETLGSTSTICSDKTGTLTQNRMTVAHMWFDNQIHEADTTEDQSGTSFDKTSVTWVSLARVAALCNRAVFKAGQESLPILKRDVAGDASESALLKCIELSCGSVKAMRDKYKKVAEIPFNSTNKYQLSVHETEDSNNNHYLLVMKGAPERILDRCSTIIVQGKEQPMDEELKEAFQNAYLELGGLGERVLGFCHLFLPEDKYPKGFAFDTDDVNFQTDNLCFVGLMSMIDPPRAAVPDAVGKCRSAGIKVIMVTGDHPITAKAIAKGVGIISEGNETVEDIAARLNIPVSQVNPRDAKACVIHGSDLKDLTQEQMDEVLKNHTEIVFARTSPQQKLIIVEGCQRQGAIVAVTGDGVNDSPALKKADIGVAMGISGSDVSKQAADMILLDDNFASIVTGVEEGRLIFDNLKKSIAYTLTSNIPEITPFLFFILVNIPLPLGTITILCIDLGTDMVPAISLAYEAAESDIMKRQPRNPLRDKLVNERLISIAYGQIGMIQALGGFFAYFVIMAENGFLPSVLVGIRLNWDDRSNNDLEDSYGQQWTYEQRKIVEFTCHTAFFVSIVVVQWADVIVCKTRRNSVFQQGMRNKILIFGLFEETALAAFLSYCPGMDVALRMYPLKPSWWFCAFPYSFLIFVYDEIRKLILRRNPGGWIEKETYY, encoded by the exons GGTCTGACTAATGCCAAGGCAGCTGAGTACCTGGCCCGGGACGGTCCTAACGctctcacccctccccccaccaccccagagTGGGTCAAGTTCTGCCGCCAGCTCTTTGGGGGCTTCTCCATCCTGTTGTGGATCGGAGCCATCCTCTGCTTCTTGGCCTATGCCATCCAGGCCGTCACTGAAGATGAGCCGGCTGGAGACAAC CTGTACCTGGGCATCGTGCTGTCTGCTGTGGTCATCATTACCGGCTGCTTCTCCTACTTCCAGGAGGCTAAGAGCTCAAAGATCATGGAGTCATTCAAGAACATGGTGCCCCAG CAAGCATTAGTGATCCGTGAGGGTGAGAAGCTGCAGATCAATGCTGAGGAGGTTGTAGCTGGAGATCTGGTGGAGGTGAAAGGAGGAGACAGGATTCCTGCTGACCTTCGAATTATCTCTGCTCATGGCTGCAAG GTTGACAACTCCTCTCTGACTGGCGAGTCAGAGCCTCAGACGCGGTCACCCGACTGCACCCATGACAACCCCCTGGAAACCCGCAACATCGCATTCTTCTCCACCAACTGCGTTGAAG GTACGGCCCGTGGGATCGTGGTGTGCACTGGAGACCGCACCGTCATGGGCCGCATCGCCACCCTCACCTCTGGGCTGGAGACAGGCAAGACCCCCATCGCCAAGGAGATTGAGCACTTTATCCACATCATCACGGGAGTGGCCGTCttcctgggcgtcacctttttCGTCCTGTCAATCATTCTGGGCTACTCCTGGCTGGAAGCAGTCATCTTCCTCATCGGCATCATCGTGGCCAATGTGCCCGAGGGGCTCCTGGCCACAGTCACT gTGTGTCTGACCCTTACAGCTAAGCGCATGGCTCGGAAGAACTGCCTGGTGAAGAACCTTGAAGCTGTCGAGACACTgggctccacctccaccatctgCTCAGACAAGACAGGCACCCTGACGCAGAACCGCATGACTGTGGCCCACATGTGGTTCGACAACCAGATCCATGAGGCCGACACCACTGAGGACCAGTCAG GAACATCCTTCGATAAGACCTCAGTGACATGGGTGTCACTTGCCCGTGTGGCGGCGCTCTGTAATAGGGCGGTGTTTAAGGCAGGCCAGGAGTCCCTGCCCATCCTAAAGCGGGACGTGGCTGGTGACGCCTCAGAATCGGCCCTGCTGAAATGTATCGAGCTCTCCTGTGGCTCAGTCAAGGCTATGAGGGATAAGTACAAGAAGGTGGCAGAGATTCCCTTCAACTCCACCAACAAGTACCAG CTTTCGGTGCACGAGACAGAAGACTCCAACAACAACCACTACCTGCTGGTGATGAAGGGGGCGCCAGAGCGCATCCTGGACCGCTGCTCCACCATCATAGTGCAGGGCAAGGAGCAGCCCATGGACGAGGAGTTGAAGGAGGCCTTCCAGAACGCCTACCTGGAGCTGGGGGGCCTGGGGGAACGAGTGCTGG GTTTCTGCCATTTGTTTCTGCCAGAGGACAAGTACCCCAAAGGTTTTGCTTTTGACACCGATGACGTCAACTTCCAGACTGACAACCTGTGCTTCGTTGGTCTGATGTCCATGATCGACCCGCCCCGTGCCGCCGTGCCCGACGCAGTGGGCAAGTGCCGCTCAGCCGGCATCAAGGTCATCATGGTGACGGGAGACCACCCAATCACAGCCAAGGCCATTGCTAAGGGGGTGGGCATCATTTCAGAGGGCAATGAGACAGTGGAGGATATCGCCGCCCGTCTTAACATCCCTGTTAGCCAGGTCAATCCCAG GGACGCCAAAGCATGTGTGATCCACGGCTCAGACCTGAAGGATCTGACCCAGGAGCAGATGGACGAAGTGCTGAAGAACCACACAGAGATTGTCTTTGCCAGGACCTCCCCACAGCAGAAGCTCATCATTGTAGAGGGCTGCCAaagacag GGTGCCATCGTTGCTGTGACTGGGGATGGTGTGAATGACTCGCCAGCCCTGAAGAAGGCTGATATCGGGGTAGCTATGGGGATCTCCGGCTCAGATGTGTCCAAGCAGGCAGCTGACATGATTCTGCTGGATGACAACTTCGCCTCCATTGTCACTGGCGTGGAAGAGG GACGCCTAATCTTTGATAACCTGAAGAAGTCTATTGCCTACACCCTGACCAGTAACATCCCTGAGATCACACCCTTCCTGTTTTTCATCTTGGTTAACATACCTCTACCTCTGGGCACCATCACAATTCTCTGCATTGACCTAGGCACTGACATG GTGCCTGCCATCTCTCTGGCCTATGAAGCAGCAGAGAGTGACATCATGAAGCGTCAGCCCCGTAACCCTCTGAGGGACAAGCTGGTCAACGAGCGTCTCATCAGTATCGCCTATGGCCagatcg gcATGATCCAGGCTCTTGGTGGCTTTTTTGCATATTTTGTCATCATGGCTGAGAACGGGTTTCTGCCCTCGGTACTAGTGGGCATCCGTCTGAACTGGGACGACCGCTCCAACAATGACCTGGAGGACAGCTACGGCCAGCAGTGG ACCTATGAACAGAGGAAGATCGTGGAGTTCACCTGTCACACGGCTTTCTTTGTCAGTATCGTGGTGGTGCAGTGGGCTGATGTCATCGTGTGCAAGACACGCCGCAACTCTGTGTTCCAGCAGGGCATGAG GAACAAGATCCTGATCTTTGGTCTGTTTGAGGAGACAGCTCTGGCTGCCTTCCTGTCTTATTGCCCAGGAATGGATGTGGCTTTAAGGATGTATCCACTCAA GCCAAGCTGGTGGTTCTGCGCATTCCCATACAGTTTCCTAATCTTTGTTTACGACGAGATACGGAAACTCATCCTACGCCGAAACCCAGGAG gCTGGATTGAAAAGGAGACCTACTATTAA
- the atp1a3a gene encoding sodium/potassium-transporting ATPase subunit alpha-3a isoform X1 yields MRRRWIPKKYYGRSDSYRVATTTDNDEKDSPKKKGGKDLDDLKREVPLTEHKMSVEEVCRKYSTDIVQGLTNAKAAEYLARDGPNALTPPPTTPEWVKFCRQLFGGFSILLWIGAILCFLAYAIQAVTEDEPAGDNLYLGIVLSAVVIITGCFSYFQEAKSSKIMESFKNMVPQQALVIREGEKLQINAEEVVAGDLVEVKGGDRIPADLRIISAHGCKVDNSSLTGESEPQTRSPDCTHDNPLETRNIAFFSTNCVEGTARGIVVCTGDRTVMGRIATLTSGLETGKTPIAKEIEHFIHIITGVAVFLGVTFFVLSIILGYSWLEAVIFLIGIIVANVPEGLLATVTVCLTLTAKRMARKNCLVKNLEAVETLGSTSTICSDKTGTLTQNRMTVAHMWFDNQIHEADTTEDQSGTSFDKTSVTWVSLARVAALCNRAVFKAGQESLPILKRDVAGDASESALLKCIELSCGSVKAMRDKYKKVAEIPFNSTNKYQLSVHETEDSNNNHYLLVMKGAPERILDRCSTIIVQGKEQPMDEELKEAFQNAYLELGGLGERVLGFCHLFLPEDKYPKGFAFDTDDVNFQTDNLCFVGLMSMIDPPRAAVPDAVGKCRSAGIKVIMVTGDHPITAKAIAKGVGIISEGNETVEDIAARLNIPVSQVNPRDAKACVIHGSDLKDLTQEQMDEVLKNHTEIVFARTSPQQKLIIVEGCQRQGAIVAVTGDGVNDSPALKKADIGVAMGISGSDVSKQAADMILLDDNFASIVTGVEEGRLIFDNLKKSIAYTLTSNIPEITPFLFFILVNIPLPLGTITILCIDLGTDMVPAISLAYEAAESDIMKRQPRNPLRDKLVNERLISIAYGQIGMIQALGGFFAYFVIMAENGFLPSVLVGIRLNWDDRSNNDLEDSYGQQWTYEQRKIVEFTCHTAFFVSIVVVQWADVIVCKTRRNSVFQQGMRNKILIFGLFEETALAAFLSYCPGMDVALRMYPLKPSWWFCAFPYSFLIFVYDEIRKLILRRNPGGWIEKETYY; encoded by the exons GGTCTGACTAATGCCAAGGCAGCTGAGTACCTGGCCCGGGACGGTCCTAACGctctcacccctccccccaccaccccagagTGGGTCAAGTTCTGCCGCCAGCTCTTTGGGGGCTTCTCCATCCTGTTGTGGATCGGAGCCATCCTCTGCTTCTTGGCCTATGCCATCCAGGCCGTCACTGAAGATGAGCCGGCTGGAGACAAC CTGTACCTGGGCATCGTGCTGTCTGCTGTGGTCATCATTACCGGCTGCTTCTCCTACTTCCAGGAGGCTAAGAGCTCAAAGATCATGGAGTCATTCAAGAACATGGTGCCCCAG CAAGCATTAGTGATCCGTGAGGGTGAGAAGCTGCAGATCAATGCTGAGGAGGTTGTAGCTGGAGATCTGGTGGAGGTGAAAGGAGGAGACAGGATTCCTGCTGACCTTCGAATTATCTCTGCTCATGGCTGCAAG GTTGACAACTCCTCTCTGACTGGCGAGTCAGAGCCTCAGACGCGGTCACCCGACTGCACCCATGACAACCCCCTGGAAACCCGCAACATCGCATTCTTCTCCACCAACTGCGTTGAAG GTACGGCCCGTGGGATCGTGGTGTGCACTGGAGACCGCACCGTCATGGGCCGCATCGCCACCCTCACCTCTGGGCTGGAGACAGGCAAGACCCCCATCGCCAAGGAGATTGAGCACTTTATCCACATCATCACGGGAGTGGCCGTCttcctgggcgtcacctttttCGTCCTGTCAATCATTCTGGGCTACTCCTGGCTGGAAGCAGTCATCTTCCTCATCGGCATCATCGTGGCCAATGTGCCCGAGGGGCTCCTGGCCACAGTCACT gTGTGTCTGACCCTTACAGCTAAGCGCATGGCTCGGAAGAACTGCCTGGTGAAGAACCTTGAAGCTGTCGAGACACTgggctccacctccaccatctgCTCAGACAAGACAGGCACCCTGACGCAGAACCGCATGACTGTGGCCCACATGTGGTTCGACAACCAGATCCATGAGGCCGACACCACTGAGGACCAGTCAG GAACATCCTTCGATAAGACCTCAGTGACATGGGTGTCACTTGCCCGTGTGGCGGCGCTCTGTAATAGGGCGGTGTTTAAGGCAGGCCAGGAGTCCCTGCCCATCCTAAAGCGGGACGTGGCTGGTGACGCCTCAGAATCGGCCCTGCTGAAATGTATCGAGCTCTCCTGTGGCTCAGTCAAGGCTATGAGGGATAAGTACAAGAAGGTGGCAGAGATTCCCTTCAACTCCACCAACAAGTACCAG CTTTCGGTGCACGAGACAGAAGACTCCAACAACAACCACTACCTGCTGGTGATGAAGGGGGCGCCAGAGCGCATCCTGGACCGCTGCTCCACCATCATAGTGCAGGGCAAGGAGCAGCCCATGGACGAGGAGTTGAAGGAGGCCTTCCAGAACGCCTACCTGGAGCTGGGGGGCCTGGGGGAACGAGTGCTGG GTTTCTGCCATTTGTTTCTGCCAGAGGACAAGTACCCCAAAGGTTTTGCTTTTGACACCGATGACGTCAACTTCCAGACTGACAACCTGTGCTTCGTTGGTCTGATGTCCATGATCGACCCGCCCCGTGCCGCCGTGCCCGACGCAGTGGGCAAGTGCCGCTCAGCCGGCATCAAGGTCATCATGGTGACGGGAGACCACCCAATCACAGCCAAGGCCATTGCTAAGGGGGTGGGCATCATTTCAGAGGGCAATGAGACAGTGGAGGATATCGCCGCCCGTCTTAACATCCCTGTTAGCCAGGTCAATCCCAG GGACGCCAAAGCATGTGTGATCCACGGCTCAGACCTGAAGGATCTGACCCAGGAGCAGATGGACGAAGTGCTGAAGAACCACACAGAGATTGTCTTTGCCAGGACCTCCCCACAGCAGAAGCTCATCATTGTAGAGGGCTGCCAaagacag GGTGCCATCGTTGCTGTGACTGGGGATGGTGTGAATGACTCGCCAGCCCTGAAGAAGGCTGATATCGGGGTAGCTATGGGGATCTCCGGCTCAGATGTGTCCAAGCAGGCAGCTGACATGATTCTGCTGGATGACAACTTCGCCTCCATTGTCACTGGCGTGGAAGAGG GACGCCTAATCTTTGATAACCTGAAGAAGTCTATTGCCTACACCCTGACCAGTAACATCCCTGAGATCACACCCTTCCTGTTTTTCATCTTGGTTAACATACCTCTACCTCTGGGCACCATCACAATTCTCTGCATTGACCTAGGCACTGACATG GTGCCTGCCATCTCTCTGGCCTATGAAGCAGCAGAGAGTGACATCATGAAGCGTCAGCCCCGTAACCCTCTGAGGGACAAGCTGGTCAACGAGCGTCTCATCAGTATCGCCTATGGCCagatcg gcATGATCCAGGCTCTTGGTGGCTTTTTTGCATATTTTGTCATCATGGCTGAGAACGGGTTTCTGCCCTCGGTACTAGTGGGCATCCGTCTGAACTGGGACGACCGCTCCAACAATGACCTGGAGGACAGCTACGGCCAGCAGTGG ACCTATGAACAGAGGAAGATCGTGGAGTTCACCTGTCACACGGCTTTCTTTGTCAGTATCGTGGTGGTGCAGTGGGCTGATGTCATCGTGTGCAAGACACGCCGCAACTCTGTGTTCCAGCAGGGCATGAG GAACAAGATCCTGATCTTTGGTCTGTTTGAGGAGACAGCTCTGGCTGCCTTCCTGTCTTATTGCCCAGGAATGGATGTGGCTTTAAGGATGTATCCACTCAA GCCAAGCTGGTGGTTCTGCGCATTCCCATACAGTTTCCTAATCTTTGTTTACGACGAGATACGGAAACTCATCCTACGCCGAAACCCAGGAG gCTGGATTGAAAAGGAGACCTACTATTAA